From a region of the Nonlabens dokdonensis DSW-6 genome:
- the rpoB gene encoding DNA-directed RNA polymerase subunit beta: protein MLATNTERINFSTVTNKAEYPDLLDIQIKSFQDFFQLETKSDKREVEGLYNTFMENFPITDTRNQFVLEFLDYFVDPPRYSIQECIERGLTYSVPLKSRLKLYCTDPEHEDFETIVQDVYLGTIPYMTPSGTFCINGAERVVVSQLHRSPGVFFGQSFHANGTKLYSARVIPFKGSWIEFATDINSVMYAYIDRKKKLPVTTLFRAIGFERDKDILGIFDLAEEVKASKTGLKKYLGRKLAARVLRTWHEDFVDEDTGEVVSIERNEIVLDRDTILEKEHIDEILDSQAKTILLHKEDNMSADYAIIHNTLQKDPTNSEKEAVEHIYRQLRNAEPPDEETARGIIDKLFFSDQRYNLGEVGRYRMNKKLGLDIAMDKQVLTKEDIITIIKHLIMLINSKAEIDDIDHLSNRRVRTVGEQLSQQFGVGLARMARTIRERMNVRDNEVFTPIDLINAKTLSSVINSFFGTNQLSQFMDQTNPLAEITHKRRLSALGPGGLSRERAGFEVRDVHYTHYGRLCPIETPEGPNIGLISSLAVFAKVNGMGFIETPYRKVENGVVNLNDEPIYLSAEEEEGLHIAQANLPLSDGKIDQDKVIARMEGDFPVVESNEVAYADVAPNQIASISASLIPFLEHDDANRALMGSNMMRQAVPLLRVDAPIVGTGLERQVATDSRVLINAEGDGEVVYVDSQKIVIRYDRTEREALVSFEPEDTSYNLIKFRKTNQGTSITLKPIVVKGDRVSKGQVLCQGYATEAGELALGRNMKVAFMPWKGYNFEDAIVISEKVVREDIFTSIHVDEYSLEVRDTKLGNEELTADIPNVSEEATANLDEHGMIRIGAEVKPGDILIGKITPKGESDPTPEEKLLRAIFGDKAGDVKDASLKASPSLRGVVIDKKLFSRAVKDKRKRAQDKEDIARLEQKYQAKFDGLQERLIEKLFEIVSGKTSQGVFNDLGEEVLPKGKKYTLKMLNSVDDFTHLTSGTWTTSSDVNDMVADLLHNYKIKENDLQGSLRREKFTISVGDELPAGIIKLAKVYIAKKRKLKVGDKMAGRHGNKGIVARIVRQEDMPFLEDGTPVDIVLNPLGVPSRMNIGQIYETVLGWAGEKLGKKFATPIFDGATLDQINGYTDEAGIPRFGHTYLYDGGTGERFDQPATVGIIYMLKLGHMVDDKMHARSIGPYSLITQQPLGGKAQFGGQRFGEMEVWALEAYGASSTLREILTVKSDDVIGRAKTYEAIVKGEPMPEPGLPESFNVLMHELKGLGLDLRLED, encoded by the coding sequence ATGCTAGCAACAAACACAGAAAGAATTAATTTTTCAACGGTAACTAACAAGGCAGAATATCCTGACCTGCTGGATATCCAAATTAAATCCTTTCAGGACTTTTTTCAGTTAGAGACTAAATCTGACAAGAGAGAAGTAGAAGGTTTGTATAATACCTTCATGGAGAATTTTCCAATTACTGATACTCGTAATCAGTTCGTATTGGAGTTCCTTGATTATTTCGTAGATCCACCTAGATATTCTATTCAAGAATGTATTGAACGTGGTCTAACTTATAGCGTACCTCTTAAATCGCGCTTAAAATTATATTGTACTGATCCAGAACATGAGGATTTTGAAACTATCGTTCAAGATGTATATTTAGGAACCATACCTTACATGACTCCTTCAGGTACTTTTTGTATTAATGGTGCTGAACGTGTTGTAGTTTCTCAACTGCACAGATCACCTGGTGTTTTCTTTGGACAATCTTTCCATGCAAATGGAACCAAACTATATTCTGCTCGTGTAATTCCTTTCAAAGGATCATGGATAGAATTTGCGACAGATATTAATAGCGTTATGTACGCTTATATTGATCGTAAGAAAAAATTACCTGTAACTACGTTATTTAGAGCAATAGGCTTTGAAAGAGATAAGGATATCTTAGGAATCTTTGATCTTGCTGAAGAAGTTAAAGCTAGTAAAACAGGTCTTAAAAAATACCTAGGTCGCAAGCTCGCAGCTCGTGTGCTTAGAACATGGCATGAAGATTTCGTAGACGAGGACACTGGTGAAGTAGTATCTATCGAGCGTAATGAAATCGTTCTTGACCGTGATACTATTTTAGAAAAAGAGCATATAGATGAAATTTTAGATTCTCAAGCTAAAACTATCCTTCTTCATAAAGAGGATAATATGTCTGCTGATTATGCGATTATTCATAATACATTGCAAAAAGATCCTACTAATTCTGAAAAAGAAGCGGTAGAACATATTTATAGACAATTACGTAATGCTGAGCCGCCAGATGAAGAAACTGCACGTGGTATTATCGATAAATTATTTTTCTCTGATCAAAGATATAATTTAGGTGAAGTAGGTCGTTACCGTATGAATAAAAAATTAGGTCTTGATATTGCTATGGATAAGCAAGTGCTTACTAAAGAAGATATCATTACTATAATTAAACATTTGATCATGTTGATCAACTCTAAAGCAGAGATTGATGATATTGATCACCTATCTAATCGTCGTGTACGTACCGTTGGAGAACAGTTGTCTCAACAATTTGGAGTAGGATTAGCTCGTATGGCTCGTACTATTCGTGAGCGAATGAACGTTAGAGATAATGAAGTATTTACTCCTATTGACTTGATTAACGCAAAGACTTTGTCTTCTGTAATTAACTCATTTTTTGGAACAAATCAGCTTTCTCAGTTTATGGATCAAACAAATCCATTGGCAGAGATTACTCATAAGCGTAGATTATCAGCTTTAGGGCCAGGTGGTTTATCAAGAGAAAGAGCTGGATTTGAGGTTCGTGATGTACACTATACTCATTACGGTCGTCTTTGTCCTATTGAAACTCCTGAAGGACCTAACATTGGATTGATCTCTTCACTTGCAGTATTTGCAAAGGTGAATGGGATGGGATTCATTGAAACTCCTTACCGCAAAGTAGAAAATGGCGTTGTTAATTTAAATGATGAGCCTATTTACTTAAGTGCAGAAGAGGAAGAAGGACTTCATATTGCACAGGCTAACTTACCTCTGTCCGACGGTAAGATAGATCAAGACAAAGTAATTGCACGTATGGAAGGTGACTTCCCAGTGGTAGAATCTAATGAGGTTGCATATGCAGACGTTGCACCTAACCAAATTGCTTCTATATCTGCTTCATTAATTCCTTTCTTGGAGCATGATGATGCAAACCGTGCCTTGATGGGGTCGAACATGATGCGTCAGGCGGTACCATTGTTAAGAGTTGATGCTCCTATTGTAGGGACTGGTCTTGAGAGACAAGTAGCTACAGACTCAAGAGTATTGATAAATGCAGAAGGTGATGGTGAGGTTGTTTATGTAGATTCTCAGAAAATCGTAATACGTTATGACCGTACCGAGAGAGAAGCTCTTGTGAGCTTTGAGCCTGAAGATACTTCCTATAACTTGATCAAATTCCGTAAAACGAATCAAGGTACAAGTATTACTTTAAAGCCTATCGTTGTTAAAGGAGATAGAGTAAGTAAAGGACAAGTTTTATGTCAGGGTTATGCAACTGAAGCTGGAGAACTTGCCTTAGGTAGAAACATGAAAGTGGCATTTATGCCATGGAAAGGGTACAATTTTGAGGATGCAATCGTAATCTCAGAAAAAGTAGTTCGTGAAGACATATTCACTTCCATACATGTTGATGAGTACTCACTTGAAGTACGAGATACTAAACTAGGTAATGAAGAGCTTACAGCAGATATTCCTAACGTAAGTGAAGAAGCTACTGCAAATCTTGATGAGCACGGTATGATACGTATCGGAGCCGAAGTAAAGCCTGGCGATATACTTATAGGTAAGATTACTCCTAAAGGAGAATCTGATCCTACTCCAGAAGAAAAACTTCTAAGAGCGATATTTGGTGATAAGGCTGGCGATGTAAAAGATGCTTCCTTAAAAGCTTCACCTTCATTAAGAGGTGTGGTAATCGATAAGAAGTTGTTTTCTCGTGCCGTAAAAGACAAGAGAAAGAGAGCTCAAGACAAAGAAGATATAGCGAGATTAGAACAAAAATATCAAGCTAAATTTGATGGTCTTCAAGAACGCCTTATTGAAAAATTATTTGAAATAGTAAGTGGTAAAACATCACAAGGTGTATTTAATGACCTAGGAGAAGAAGTTCTTCCTAAAGGAAAAAAATATACTCTTAAAATGTTGAACTCTGTAGATGACTTTACTCATTTAACTTCTGGTACTTGGACTACAAGTAGCGATGTTAATGATATGGTTGCAGATTTACTTCACAACTATAAGATTAAAGAGAATGATCTTCAAGGATCCTTACGTCGTGAGAAGTTTACGATTTCAGTAGGAGATGAGCTTCCAGCTGGTATTATCAAACTTGCTAAAGTTTACATTGCTAAAAAACGTAAACTTAAGGTAGGAGATAAGATGGCGGGACGTCACGGTAACAAAGGTATTGTTGCACGTATTGTACGTCAGGAAGATATGCCATTCTTAGAGGATGGAACACCTGTAGATATCGTATTGAATCCACTTGGTGTACCTTCTCGTATGAACATTGGTCAGATTTATGAAACTGTACTAGGTTGGGCAGGAGAGAAATTAGGTAAGAAATTTGCCACTCCTATCTTTGACGGTGCAACTCTAGATCAAATAAATGGTTATACAGATGAAGCTGGTATCCCAAGATTTGGTCATACTTATTTATATGACGGTGGTACTGGTGAGCGTTTTGATCAACCTGCAACAGTAGGTATTATCTACATGCTTAAACTGGGTCACATGGTAGATGATAAGATGCACGCACGTTCAATAGGTCCTTACTCATTAATTACACAACAGCCATTAGGTGGTAAAGCACAGTTTGGTGGTCAGCGTTTTGGTGAGATGGAGGTTTGGGCACTTGAGGCTTATGGTGCTTCCAGTACACTACGTGAAATCTTAACTGTAAAATCAGATGATGTAATAGGTAGAGCAAAAACTTACGAAGCAATCGTTAAAGGTGAACCTATGCCAGAACCTGGTCTTCCAGAATCATTTAACGTATTGATGCACGAGTTGAAAGGTCTAGGATTAGATCTAAGACTTGAGGATTAA